A section of the Bacteroidales bacterium genome encodes:
- a CDS encoding DUF4835 family protein yields the protein MKKLFFVLIVNIVFIFNSFSQELNCNVQVVSDKIPGSDKKIYETLRLSIWEFMNNRKWTNNVFKNEERIECSILINLTERNNDVFNGTIQVQVRRPVFKTTYNTVLLNFIDKDFNIKYVESQPLDYTDNTYISNLTSILAFYSYLIIGLDYDTFSLYGGTPFYEKAQAIINLTQSTQDKGWKSFESTKNRYWILENLTNQNYKAFREHMYNYY from the coding sequence ATGAAAAAACTTTTTTTTGTACTTATAGTAAATATAGTGTTTATTTTCAATTCATTTTCTCAGGAGTTGAATTGCAATGTGCAGGTCGTATCCGACAAAATACCCGGCAGCGACAAGAAAATATACGAAACATTGAGATTGTCTATTTGGGAATTTATGAATAACAGGAAATGGACAAATAATGTTTTTAAAAACGAAGAACGCATCGAATGTAGCATTCTTATTAACCTTACCGAAAGAAACAATGATGTGTTCAATGGCACAATTCAGGTTCAGGTTCGCCGCCCGGTATTTAAAACTACTTACAATACTGTGTTATTAAATTTTATTGATAAAGATTTTAATATTAAATATGTTGAATCGCAGCCTTTGGATTATACCGATAATACTTATATTTCAAATCTCACATCAATTCTTGCTTTTTATTCGTATTTAATTATCGGACTCGATTACGATACTTTTTCACTGTATGGAGGCACGCCATTTTATGAAAAAGCACAAGCAATAATTAACTTAACTCAAAGCACTCAGGATAAAGGGTGGAAGTCATTCGAAAGTACAAAAAACAGATATTGGATCCTTGAAAATCTTACCAACCAGAATTATAAGGCATTCAGAGAACACATGTACAACTATTATAG
- a CDS encoding NADH-quinone oxidoreductase subunit B: MGVKIKSMKYNEFKDNEDLELIDKSGGNILLTTVDGILNWGRSNSIWPLTFATSCCGIEMMAAGAARHDFARFGIEVYRASPRQADVIVVAGTIVNKMAPVLKRLYDQMSEPKYVIAMGSCAISGGPFFYNSYHVVKGVEHIIPVDVYIPGCPPRPEALLYGVMQLQRKIKKESFIKRSFNKRKWKYEM; this comes from the coding sequence ATGGGAGTAAAAATAAAATCAATGAAATACAATGAGTTTAAGGACAACGAAGACCTTGAACTTATTGACAAATCGGGTGGAAACATTCTGCTTACCACTGTTGACGGAATACTCAACTGGGGACGTTCAAATTCCATCTGGCCACTTACATTTGCAACAAGCTGCTGTGGAATTGAAATGATGGCAGCCGGCGCAGCACGCCACGATTTCGCACGTTTCGGAATAGAAGTTTATCGTGCAAGTCCACGACAGGCAGATGTTATTGTTGTTGCAGGAACAATAGTCAACAAAATGGCTCCTGTCTTAAAACGCCTCTACGACCAGATGTCAGAACCAAAATATGTTATTGCAATGGGCTCGTGTGCTATTTCGGGCGGACCGTTTTTTTACAATTCTTATCACGTAGTAAAAGGTGTTGAACATATTATTCCGGTTGATGTGTATATTCCGGGATGCCCGCCAAGACCCGAAGCTTTGCTTTATGGAGTAATGCAATTGCAAAGAAAAATAAAAAAAGAATCTTTTATCAAACGTAGCTTTAACAAAAGAAAGTGGAAGTATGAAATGTAG
- a CDS encoding T9SS type A sorting domain-containing protein — MKFEILKYLFVLLIISICFETGIAQIKFQKIYSGNSYDYGFSVKQANDDGYFIFGNTSSFGSGNTDIIVIRTDKNGTPLWKKMYGSTGIDYGTFAEKTNDNNFLICGYTNNTADTSYNVLLMKIDTLGNLIWSKNYGGSDWDMGHCVLQASDLNYYIVGETYSYGKKNSNFYLIKTNTAGDTIYTKTYGGDSADVANSIIETKDGKLMLAGYTNSFGAGAADFYLIKINKNGDTLWTKTYGDVNNNYANSIMQCNDNGFALSGYSIKNGNTNNVIYFDKTDSTGNIQWFTCDYGEPTDQKSNYMFNTLEGNIGMIGYRSQNTHGGKDMLLNVFDVYNNWVTSGCYGGTKDDEGVYSQITSDSGLIIVGNTESFNTSFSSIFLVKTDKNYNTSSTTQEINIGINTIIGKEKNINVFPNPTTGIINISYENLFHKKLLIKIHDIVGRIVYSDEIENSASLDINGFPNGMYFMVLSDGDKKYTIKLIKE; from the coding sequence ATGAAATTTGAAATTTTAAAATATTTATTTGTTTTATTAATAATTAGTATTTGTTTTGAAACAGGTATTGCTCAAATTAAATTTCAGAAAATATATTCGGGGAATTCTTATGATTACGGCTTTTCAGTAAAACAAGCAAATGATGATGGTTATTTTATTTTCGGAAACACAAGCAGTTTTGGCTCCGGAAATACCGATATAATAGTTATCCGAACGGATAAAAACGGAACTCCGTTGTGGAAAAAAATGTACGGTAGCACAGGAATTGATTATGGCACTTTTGCCGAAAAAACTAATGACAATAATTTTTTAATATGTGGCTATACCAATAACACAGCCGATACAAGTTATAATGTTTTATTAATGAAAATTGATACTCTGGGAAATTTAATATGGAGTAAAAATTATGGTGGCAGCGACTGGGATATGGGACATTGCGTGCTTCAGGCATCTGACCTTAATTATTATATTGTTGGTGAAACTTATAGCTATGGTAAAAAAAACAGCAACTTTTATTTAATTAAAACCAATACTGCTGGTGATACTATTTACACAAAAACTTATGGAGGTGACAGTGCCGACGTTGCCAATAGTATTATTGAAACAAAAGACGGAAAATTGATGCTCGCAGGATATACAAATAGTTTTGGTGCAGGAGCAGCGGATTTTTATTTAATAAAAATTAATAAAAACGGCGATACATTATGGACTAAAACCTATGGTGATGTTAATAATAATTATGCAAATTCAATTATGCAATGTAATGATAACGGATTTGCTTTATCCGGATATTCAATAAAAAATGGCAATACCAACAATGTGATTTATTTTGATAAAACGGATAGCACCGGAAATATTCAATGGTTTACTTGTGATTACGGAGAACCAACCGACCAGAAATCAAATTACATGTTCAACACTTTAGAAGGAAATATAGGAATGATTGGATATAGGTCACAAAATACACACGGAGGTAAAGATATGCTTTTAAATGTTTTTGATGTTTATAATAATTGGGTTACTTCCGGTTGCTATGGCGGAACTAAAGATGATGAGGGTGTTTACTCTCAAATCACCTCGGATTCGGGATTAATTATTGTTGGAAATACCGAAAGTTTTAACACAAGTTTTTCAAGTATTTTTTTAGTAAAAACAGATAAAAACTATAATACTTCCTCAACAACTCAAGAAATAAATATAGGCATCAATACTATAATTGGCAAAGAAAAAAACATTAATGTTTTTCCAAATCCCACAACGGGAATTATTAATATTAGTTATGAAAATCTTTTTCATAAAAAATTATTAATAAAAATACATGATATAGTTGGACGTATTGTTTATTCCGATGAAATAGAGAACAGCGCATCTCTTGATATTAATGGTTTTCCGAATGGAATGTACTTTATGGTATTATCCGATGGTGATAAAAAATACACAATCAAACTTATTAAAGAATAA
- the ndhC gene encoding NADH-quinone oxidoreductase subunit A: MSSEFLILFFGVGVFLVGFAIVFAYFIAPRSSTPQKFEPYECGIPTKGITWLQFNVGYYLFAILFLVFDVETVFVFPWAVVMRDLGMVAFVEILIFFFILILGLGYAWKKHALVWE; this comes from the coding sequence ATGAGTTCAGAATTTTTAATATTATTTTTCGGTGTCGGAGTTTTTCTTGTGGGATTTGCCATTGTATTTGCTTATTTTATAGCTCCAAGGTCAAGCACTCCTCAGAAGTTTGAGCCGTATGAATGCGGAATACCAACAAAAGGTATTACATGGCTGCAATTTAATGTAGGTTACTATTTATTTGCAATATTATTTCTTGTATTCGATGTGGAAACGGTATTTGTTTTTCCATGGGCAGTTGTGATGAGGGATTTGGGAATGGTTGCATTTGTTGAAATACTAATTTTCTTTTTTATTTTGATTTTAGGGCTGGGCTACGCCTGGAAAAAACACGCTTTGGTATGGGAGTAA